A window of the Miscanthus floridulus cultivar M001 chromosome 14, ASM1932011v1, whole genome shotgun sequence genome harbors these coding sequences:
- the LOC136504897 gene encoding IQ domain-containing protein IQM3-like, whose amino-acid sequence METDRLESVEGTGAGGENGAATKLQKVYRSYRTRRKLADSAVVVEELWWQALDFARLSHSTVSFFDEPKPETAASRWNRVGLNASKVGQGLSRDGKALKLAFQHWIEAIDPRHRYGHNLHFYYDVWCQSQAGQPFFYWLDVGEGKDIDLPECPRALLKKQCIRYLGPQEREHYEYIINEGKIIHKQSGEPLDTSRGPKGTKWIFVMSTAKRLYAGKKERGVFQHSSFLAGGTTIAAGRFTAENGVIKSIWAYSGHYKPTAENLGNFMNFLEENGVDLKDVEVRSSTKEDYNEDPVPNDSQNFTSAIIQPNFPQVVLPLNTTEGDEGENAPAEEAKPTYQRTLSGGLQSPKATDVARKAIFERMKSKSESKSYQLGHRLSLKWSTGVGPRIGCVKDYPMELRMQALEMVDLSPRASTPSAPRRLPSCLSPTTATSPASLLVPMQASLAQPS is encoded by the exons ATGGAGACGGATAGGCTGGAATCCGTGGAGGGaaccggcgccggcggcgagaATGGCGCGGCCACCAAGCTGCAGAAGGTCTACCGCAGCTACCGGACCCGCCGGAAGCTCGCCGActccgccgtcgtcgtcgaggaGCTCTG GTGGCAAGCCCTGGACTTCGCGCGGCTCAGCCACAGCACCGTCTCCTTCTTCGACGAGCCCAAGCCGGAGACGGCCGCCTCGCGCTGGAACCGCGTCGGCCTCAACGCGTCCAAG gtGGGTCAGGGTTTATCCAGAGACGGCAAGGCTCTCAAGCTGGCTTTCCAGCACTGGATCGAGGCT ATTGATCCACGGCATAGGTATGGGCATAACCTGCACTTTTACTATGATGTCTGGTGCCAAAGCCAGGCCGGACAGCCCTTCTTCTACTG GCTTGATGTTGGAGAGGGAAAGGATATAGACCTTCCAGAGTGTCCAAGAGCTTTGCTCAAAAAGCAATGCATAAGGTATCTTGGTCCG CAAGAGCGTGAGCACTATGAATACATCATTAATGAGGGAAAGATTATTCATAAACAGTCTGGAGAACCACTCGATACGAGCAGGGGTCCTAAAGGGACTAAATGGATTTTTGTTATGAGCACAGCAAAAAGACTTTATGCTGGCAAG AAAGAGAGAGGTGTATTCCAGCACTCCAGCTTTTTGGCAGGAGGTACAACCATAGCTGCAGGAAGATTTACTGCAGAGAACGGAGTTATCAAG TCCATCTGGGCATATAGTGGTCACTACAAACCAACTGCAGAGAACCTCGGCAATTTCATGAACTTCCTTGAAGAAAATGGAGTTGACCTCAAGGACGTTGAG GTGCGCTCATCTACCAAAGAAGACTACAATGAAGATCCAGTGCCTAATGACTCACAGAACTTTACTTCTGCTATCATACAACCAAATTTTCCACAAGTGGTTCTCCCTCTAAACACCACAGAAGGCGACGAGGGAGAGAACGCTCCTGCAGAAGAAGCCAAGCCAACCTACCAGAGAACCTTATCAGGAGGTCTGCAAAGCCCCAAAGCCACCGATGTCGCACGGAAGGCAATTTTTGAGAGGATGAAATCCAAGAGTGAGTCCAAGTCCTATCAGCTTGGGCACAGGCTGTCCCTTAAATGGAGCACTGGGGTTGGTCCAAGAATTGGATGTGTCAAGGACTACCCAATGGAGCTCAGGATGCAGGCTTTGGAGATGGTGGATCTGTCACCAAGAGCATCAACGCCATCAGCGCCAAGGAGACTACCTTCATGCTTGTCTCCCACTACAGCAACCTCACCAGCATCGCTGCTCGTGCCAATGCAGGCATCCCTGGCCCAGCCAAGTTAG